A single region of the Salarchaeum japonicum genome encodes:
- a CDS encoding basic amino acid ABC transporter substrate-binding protein: MDGTSRRTYLKGTAAGAATLGLAGCLGFGGSGEDTIQIGSDIPYPPFEYRETDGTLVGFDVDIAEAVFGEQLGMTPEFNQTAFDGIISALNNGNFRVIMSAMTINDTRAEKVDFSDPYFTAYQTIVVPQDSDVTTKEDLRGATVGVQKGTTGATAATELQEEFGGDLDIKQYDLIADAFNAILNNQVDAIINDNTVNAQYISENEGELRFVEGDGAAAEQGKNAPPYLTLTVEEYGIAFRQDDDDLREDVNDALATIRENGTYDEIYNEYFEG; this comes from the coding sequence ATGGACGGAACTAGCAGGCGTACGTACCTCAAAGGAACCGCCGCCGGAGCCGCCACGCTCGGCCTCGCCGGCTGTCTCGGATTCGGCGGGAGCGGCGAAGACACCATCCAGATCGGGAGCGACATCCCCTACCCGCCGTTCGAGTACCGGGAGACCGACGGCACGCTCGTCGGGTTCGACGTGGACATCGCGGAAGCCGTGTTCGGCGAACAGCTCGGGATGACGCCCGAGTTCAACCAGACCGCGTTCGACGGCATCATCAGCGCGCTGAACAACGGGAACTTCCGCGTCATCATGTCCGCGATGACCATCAACGACACGCGCGCGGAGAAAGTGGACTTCTCCGACCCCTACTTCACCGCGTACCAGACCATCGTCGTCCCGCAGGACAGCGACGTGACCACGAAGGAAGACCTCCGTGGGGCCACCGTCGGCGTCCAGAAGGGCACGACCGGCGCGACCGCCGCCACCGAACTCCAGGAGGAGTTCGGCGGCGACCTCGACATCAAGCAGTACGACCTCATTGCGGACGCGTTCAACGCCATCCTGAACAACCAGGTGGACGCCATCATCAACGACAACACCGTCAACGCCCAGTACATCTCGGAGAACGAGGGCGAACTCCGGTTCGTCGAGGGCGACGGTGCCGCCGCCGAACAGGGGAAGAACGCGCCGCCCTACCTGACGCTCACCGTCGAGGAGTACGGTATCGCGTTCCGGCAGGACGACGACGACCTCCGCGAGGACGTCAACGACGCGCTCGCCACCATCCGCGAGAACGGAACGTACGACGAGATATACAACGAGTACTTCGAAGGGTAG
- a CDS encoding amino acid ABC transporter permease → MSDALSETEPTTNTGLLTDRNVRVAGQAIALVFATAVLYLLYRIGSLVDTGLLETIFPRFVDAYLLVLFIFVVGGILSVILGVFVGLGRISRSTLTRSVTIGYVEFFRGTPLLFQLIVIYYGIPTLFGGQNFPIQNWEIPAAIIGLTLNHGAYIGEAIRGGINSVPDGQMEAARSLGMSYIGAMREVVLPQAWRNALPAMGNDQVILIKDTSLLTVIAVPELLSQFRDVYSTTFDPWTPIVLVAVAYLCLTLPLSYVVTYFERRASPGGEGE, encoded by the coding sequence ATGTCCGACGCCCTCTCCGAGACCGAACCCACGACGAACACGGGCCTCCTGACCGACCGGAACGTCCGCGTCGCGGGGCAAGCAATCGCGCTGGTGTTCGCGACGGCCGTCCTCTACCTCCTCTACCGAATCGGCTCGCTCGTCGACACCGGCCTCCTCGAAACCATCTTCCCGCGGTTCGTGGACGCCTACCTCCTCGTGCTCTTCATCTTCGTGGTCGGCGGCATCCTCTCCGTGATTCTCGGCGTGTTCGTCGGACTCGGCCGCATCTCGCGCTCCACGCTCACCCGGAGCGTCACCATCGGGTACGTCGAGTTCTTCCGCGGCACCCCCCTGTTGTTCCAGCTCATCGTCATCTACTACGGCATCCCGACATTGTTCGGCGGACAGAACTTCCCCATCCAGAACTGGGAGATTCCGGCCGCCATCATCGGGCTGACGCTGAACCACGGCGCGTACATCGGGGAGGCGATTCGCGGCGGCATCAACTCCGTGCCGGACGGCCAGATGGAGGCCGCGCGCTCGCTCGGCATGTCCTACATCGGGGCGATGCGCGAGGTCGTCCTCCCGCAGGCGTGGCGGAACGCCCTCCCCGCAATGGGGAACGACCAGGTCATCCTCATCAAGGACACCTCCCTCCTCACCGTCATCGCCGTCCCCGAACTCCTCAGTCAGTTCCGGGACGTGTACTCCACGACGTTCGACCCGTGGACGCCCATCGTCCTCGTCGCCGTCGCCTACCTCTGTCTCACGCTCCCGCTGAGCTACGTCGTGACGTACTTCGAGCGTCGCGCCAGCCCCGGAGGTGAGGGCGAATGA
- a CDS encoding amino acid ABC transporter ATP-binding protein has translation MTDSQLVFDGVNKYFGENHVLKDIDLDVEDGEVVVVVGPSGSGKSTLLRCTNRLEEIQSGEIRLEGVSLTDPETDINLLRQRIGMVFQSFNLFPHKTALQNVTLAPRKVKGIPESEAERTARDLLERVGLDGKADSYPHQLSGGQQQRVAIARALAMRPHVMLFDEVTSALDPELVGEVLSVMRGLADEGMTMLVVTHEMGFAREVGDRIVLMADGEKVEEAPPEEFFENPETERAKQFLSKFLEV, from the coding sequence ATGACCGACTCCCAACTCGTCTTCGACGGCGTGAACAAGTACTTCGGGGAGAACCACGTCCTCAAGGACATCGACCTCGACGTCGAGGACGGCGAAGTCGTCGTCGTCGTCGGCCCCTCGGGGAGCGGGAAGTCCACGCTCCTCCGGTGTACGAACCGCCTGGAGGAGATTCAGTCGGGCGAGATTCGACTGGAGGGCGTCTCGCTCACCGACCCCGAGACGGACATCAACCTGCTCCGTCAGCGCATCGGGATGGTGTTCCAGTCGTTCAACCTCTTCCCGCACAAGACCGCCCTGCAGAACGTCACGCTCGCCCCACGGAAGGTGAAGGGCATCCCCGAGAGCGAGGCCGAGCGGACGGCGCGCGACCTCCTGGAGCGCGTCGGTCTCGACGGGAAAGCCGACTCCTATCCCCACCAGCTAAGCGGCGGCCAGCAACAGCGCGTCGCCATCGCTCGCGCGCTCGCGATGCGGCCGCACGTGATGCTGTTCGACGAGGTGACGAGCGCGCTCGACCCCGAACTCGTCGGGGAAGTCCTCTCCGTGATGCGCGGCCTCGCGGACGAGGGGATGACGATGCTCGTCGTCACCCACGAGATGGGGTTCGCGCGCGAGGTCGGTGACCGCATCGTCCTCATGGCGGACGGCGAGAAGGTCGAGGAAGCGCCGCCGGAGGAGTTCTTCGAGAACCCGGAGACGGAGCGCGCGAAGCAGTTCCTCTCGAAGTTCCTCGAAGTCTAG
- a CDS encoding zinc-dependent alcohol dehydrogenase family protein, with translation MRAAVLREYGEPLRIEERDRPTAAPHGVVVEVEACGVCRSDWHAWRGHGEWADDDVPLGQVLGHEPAGRVVEVGDRVTEFAVGDDVAVPFCLGDGSCPRCLSGHGNRCENGYALGFEPAVPGAFAECVAVPHADYNVTHRPESVSARAAAALGCRFMTAFHALAHRAPLGAGDWVAVHGCGGVGLSAVQVASALGARVVAVDIRDDALDAAARMGAAETVNASETDAAAEVQKRVGGAHVSLDALGSAETCRASVESLRSGGTHVQLGLTTDAEAGEVRLPTDYMTRHELSFLGSRGMSPTSYDELFALIDAGEVDPGALVTRELSLDEVPERLAAMDDYGTSGVEVVTEF, from the coding sequence ATGCGCGCGGCAGTCTTGCGGGAGTACGGCGAACCGCTTCGTATCGAGGAGCGCGACAGGCCGACGGCGGCCCCGCACGGGGTCGTGGTCGAGGTGGAGGCCTGCGGCGTGTGTCGGAGCGACTGGCACGCGTGGAGGGGGCACGGCGAGTGGGCGGACGACGACGTGCCGCTGGGACAGGTACTCGGCCACGAACCCGCGGGACGCGTCGTCGAGGTCGGCGACCGAGTGACGGAGTTCGCGGTCGGGGACGACGTGGCGGTGCCGTTCTGTCTCGGCGACGGGTCGTGTCCGCGGTGTCTGTCCGGGCACGGGAACCGCTGTGAGAACGGGTACGCGCTCGGGTTCGAGCCCGCGGTTCCGGGCGCGTTCGCGGAGTGCGTCGCGGTGCCGCACGCCGATTACAACGTCACGCACCGTCCCGAATCCGTGTCGGCGCGCGCGGCCGCGGCGCTGGGGTGTCGGTTCATGACGGCGTTCCACGCGCTCGCGCACCGCGCGCCGCTCGGCGCGGGCGACTGGGTCGCCGTCCACGGCTGCGGCGGCGTCGGGCTGTCCGCGGTGCAGGTGGCGTCGGCGCTCGGCGCGCGCGTCGTCGCGGTGGACATCCGGGACGACGCGCTCGACGCCGCGGCCCGGATGGGCGCGGCCGAAACCGTGAACGCGAGTGAGACGGACGCGGCCGCGGAGGTTCAGAAACGGGTCGGTGGCGCGCACGTGTCGCTGGACGCGCTGGGGAGCGCGGAGACGTGCCGGGCGTCCGTCGAGAGCCTGCGGTCGGGCGGGACGCACGTCCAACTCGGCCTCACCACGGACGCGGAAGCGGGTGAGGTGCGTCTGCCGACGGACTACATGACCCGACACGAACTCTCCTTCCTCGGGTCGCGGGGGATGTCGCCGACGAGCTACGACGAACTGTTCGCGCTCATCGACGCCGGCGAGGTAGATCCGGGCGCGCTCGTCACGCGCGAACTCTCGCTCGACGAGGTTCCGGAGCGACTGGCGGCGATGGACGACTACGGGACGAGCGGCGTAGAAGTGGTGACGGAGTTCTAG
- a CDS encoding replication factor C large subunit translates to MSDWMEKYRPSSLSEVRGNDKARDALKQWAETWEEHREAVIVHGSPGVGKTSAAHALASDMGWDTIELNASDSRTKDVIERVAGEAAKSGTLTGGSGGRKLVIMDEADNIHGNADRGGARAVTRLVKDASQPMVLIANEYYDMSNGLRNACREIEFRDVSRRSIVPVLRDICRREGVEYKDAALDALARKNAGDLRSAVNDLQALAETDEVLEAEDVVTGDRDTTEGIFDFLDDVIKNKGAQESLQAAYDVDETPDDLLNWVEDNVPKDYSGAELADAYGFLSNADKWLGRVRATQNYSYWRYATDNVAAGVAAARQGDHGGWTRYGPPSYWSKLGSSRGTREKRDYVARHIAESAGVSMASARRELIPFLAAMTHHCKNRELTVAMAAAYEMSEEHVAFVTGSGKTTNKVESIVADAEELREERAVEHSGGAFEGQADLSDAEPGDEEDATDVFVDEDDDAEASEEEADDAQSGLEDFF, encoded by the coding sequence ATGTCTGATTGGATGGAGAAGTACCGCCCGTCGTCGCTCTCGGAGGTTCGGGGCAACGACAAGGCCCGGGACGCCCTGAAGCAGTGGGCGGAGACGTGGGAGGAACACCGGGAGGCGGTCATCGTCCACGGGTCGCCGGGCGTGGGGAAGACGTCGGCGGCGCACGCGCTCGCGAGCGACATGGGCTGGGACACCATCGAGTTGAACGCGAGCGACAGCCGGACGAAGGACGTCATCGAGCGCGTCGCGGGCGAGGCGGCGAAGTCGGGGACGCTCACCGGCGGCTCCGGCGGGCGGAAGCTCGTCATCATGGACGAGGCGGACAACATCCACGGGAACGCCGACCGCGGCGGCGCGCGCGCGGTGACGCGGCTGGTGAAGGACGCGAGCCAGCCGATGGTGCTCATCGCGAACGAGTACTACGACATGTCGAACGGCCTCCGGAACGCCTGTCGCGAAATCGAGTTCCGGGACGTCTCCCGGCGGAGCATCGTTCCCGTCCTGCGCGACATCTGTCGGCGGGAGGGCGTGGAGTACAAGGACGCCGCGCTGGACGCGCTCGCGCGGAAGAACGCGGGCGACCTGCGGTCTGCGGTGAACGACCTGCAGGCGCTCGCGGAGACGGACGAGGTGCTCGAAGCGGAGGACGTGGTGACGGGCGACCGGGACACGACGGAGGGCATCTTCGACTTCCTCGACGACGTCATCAAGAACAAGGGCGCGCAGGAGTCACTGCAGGCGGCGTACGACGTGGACGAGACGCCGGACGACCTCCTGAACTGGGTGGAGGACAACGTCCCGAAGGACTATTCCGGAGCCGAGTTGGCGGACGCGTACGGCTTCCTGTCGAACGCGGACAAGTGGCTGGGGCGGGTGCGCGCGACCCAGAACTACTCGTACTGGCGGTACGCGACCGACAACGTCGCGGCGGGCGTCGCGGCCGCGCGGCAGGGCGACCACGGGGGCTGGACGCGGTACGGCCCGCCGTCGTACTGGTCGAAGCTCGGGAGTTCGCGCGGCACGCGGGAGAAGCGGGATTACGTCGCGCGCCACATCGCGGAGTCCGCGGGCGTGAGCATGGCGAGCGCGCGCCGCGAACTGATTCCGTTCCTCGCGGCGATGACGCACCACTGCAAGAACCGCGAACTCACGGTGGCGATGGCCGCCGCCTACGAGATGAGCGAGGAGCACGTCGCGTTCGTCACGGGGAGCGGGAAGACCACGAACAAGGTCGAGTCCATCGTCGCTGACGCCGAGGAGCTCCGGGAGGAGCGCGCGGTCGAGCACTCGGGGGGCGCGTTCGAGGGGCAGGCCGACCTCTCCGACGCGGAGCCCGGCGACGAGGAGGACGCGACGGACGTGTTCGTGGACGAAGACGACGACGCGGAGGCGAGCGAGGAGGAGGCGGACGACGCGCAGTCGGGGTTGGAGGACTTCTTCTAG
- a CDS encoding transporter, with protein sequence MTRTPLRGAVAGALTYALGYALAYATSSGDIEDELAALNFLLGVFGQDAVPTWTAVGWLAYNAMYVPLTYWNTTQNLLANASPLVHLVPGVLLALAGAGVALSGTARTPTAGARAGVTVTLGFLPLVALGVFAFTVTRGDLTVRPDPALAVVAGALYPLASGALGGALAGWLRGRAPPTRPTN encoded by the coding sequence GTGACTCGAACCCCTCTCCGCGGAGCAGTCGCTGGCGCGCTGACGTACGCCCTCGGGTACGCGCTGGCGTACGCGACATCGAGCGGCGACATCGAGGACGAACTCGCCGCCCTGAACTTCCTCCTCGGCGTGTTCGGCCAGGACGCGGTGCCGACGTGGACGGCGGTCGGCTGGCTCGCCTACAACGCGATGTACGTCCCGCTCACCTACTGGAACACCACGCAGAACCTCCTCGCCAACGCCAGCCCCCTCGTCCACCTCGTTCCGGGCGTCCTGCTCGCGCTCGCGGGCGCCGGCGTCGCACTCTCCGGGACGGCACGAACGCCGACCGCGGGTGCGCGCGCCGGCGTCACGGTCACGCTCGGCTTCCTCCCCCTCGTCGCGCTCGGCGTCTTCGCGTTCACCGTCACGCGCGGCGACCTCACCGTCCGCCCCGACCCCGCGCTCGCCGTCGTCGCGGGCGCGCTCTACCCGCTCGCGTCCGGCGCGCTCGGCGGCGCGCTCGCCGGCTGGCTCAGAGGTCGCGCGCCACCAACTCGCCCCACGAACTGA
- a CDS encoding GNAT family N-acetyltransferase, producing the protein MSTVREYDGDTEGLWRLKRAFETGLGEGTGDDAKEAAYEAKLTDEYREEYLSWVADCVAENPRSVQVAVEDGRLVGYVFVLPESLAYIWDSAVLNEVFVKESYRGTGVADDLLEAALDAARDMSLPLDRIVLDVDPANERARAFYDRYGFSSWGELVARDL; encoded by the coding sequence ATGAGCACGGTACGCGAGTACGACGGCGACACCGAGGGACTCTGGCGCTTGAAGCGCGCGTTCGAGACGGGACTGGGAGAGGGAACGGGCGACGACGCGAAGGAGGCGGCGTACGAGGCGAAACTCACCGACGAGTACCGCGAGGAGTACCTGTCCTGGGTCGCGGACTGCGTCGCCGAGAACCCGCGGAGCGTGCAGGTCGCCGTCGAGGACGGTCGCCTCGTCGGATACGTGTTCGTGCTCCCCGAGTCGCTCGCGTACATCTGGGATTCGGCCGTGTTGAACGAGGTGTTCGTCAAGGAGTCGTATCGGGGAACGGGCGTCGCGGACGACCTGCTGGAGGCCGCGCTGGACGCCGCGCGCGACATGAGCCTCCCGCTCGACCGGATTGTGCTGGACGTGGATCCGGCGAACGAGCGGGCGCGGGCGTTCTACGACCGGTACGGGTTCAGTTCGTGGGGCGAGTTGGTGGCGCGCGACCTCTGA
- a CDS encoding metal-dependent hydrolase, translated as MPSTLVHVAIGGIVAVALLGAAFDRRSVLVVLAAAALPDFDTFLGFWIAGGHRAVLHNLVLPAVALGALAVDTRRPISRLRRRYGDRGVRVAFVALAAFVFGGVLPDLVVNGVNAFYPVHDRFYTVNGELLLSNQRGLVQTFVDLSPAGDTVGGTTANTHYYTGVDPSAGAESADVERVFPVVTSGFRLLVVVLSGFLLAARFRERQR; from the coding sequence ATGCCCTCGACCCTCGTTCACGTCGCCATCGGCGGTATCGTCGCCGTCGCCCTGCTCGGGGCGGCGTTCGACCGGCGGAGCGTACTCGTCGTGCTCGCCGCGGCGGCGCTCCCCGACTTCGACACCTTCCTCGGGTTCTGGATAGCGGGCGGCCACCGCGCCGTCCTCCACAACCTCGTGCTCCCGGCGGTCGCGCTCGGCGCGCTCGCGGTCGATACCCGGCGGCCGATCTCGCGGCTCCGCCGGCGGTACGGCGACCGCGGGGTGCGGGTGGCGTTCGTCGCGCTCGCGGCGTTCGTGTTCGGCGGCGTCCTTCCCGACCTCGTCGTGAACGGCGTGAACGCATTCTATCCCGTGCACGACCGGTTTTACACCGTGAACGGCGAACTCCTCCTCTCGAACCAGCGCGGCCTCGTGCAGACGTTCGTCGACCTCTCCCCGGCGGGCGACACAGTCGGCGGGACGACCGCGAACACGCACTACTACACGGGCGTCGATCCGAGCGCGGGCGCGGAATCGGCGGACGTGGAGCGCGTGTTCCCCGTGGTCACGTCGGGGTTCCGGTTGCTCGTGGTCGTCCTGAGCGGGTTCCTGCTCGCGGCGCGGTTCCGGGAGCGCCAGCGCTAA
- a CDS encoding helix-turn-helix domain-containing protein, which yields MDRDARAHLAERIAGEVTLSDDPGATLRKWRTDFGVSQTSLADELDISSSVISDYESGRRDSPGIGLVSRLVTGLLDIDESRGGDRIRQYGRVLSAGFESDVVLDLREYSTTVPLADLYDAVGATEVAAGDRDRVSGHTVINSIEAITRLSAEDFYRLYGQSTNRVLVFTQVSRGESPLVALRVVNPTPNAVLLHGIDEDDLWEHAPRLAQRDGFSLAVTNQDTDDMLDELREFP from the coding sequence ATGGACAGGGACGCGCGCGCGCACCTCGCGGAACGCATCGCCGGTGAAGTCACGTTGAGCGACGACCCCGGCGCGACCCTCCGGAAGTGGCGGACGGACTTCGGCGTCTCCCAGACCTCGCTGGCGGACGAACTCGACATCTCCTCGTCCGTCATTTCGGACTACGAGAGCGGACGGCGTGACTCGCCCGGAATCGGCCTCGTCAGCCGCCTCGTCACCGGACTTCTCGACATCGACGAATCGCGGGGCGGCGACCGCATCCGCCAGTACGGCCGCGTGCTCTCCGCGGGCTTCGAGAGCGACGTGGTGCTCGACCTCCGCGAGTACTCGACGACCGTTCCGCTCGCCGACCTCTACGACGCCGTCGGCGCGACCGAAGTCGCCGCCGGCGACCGCGACCGCGTGAGCGGCCACACGGTCATCAACAGCATCGAGGCCATCACGCGGCTCTCCGCCGAGGACTTCTACCGGCTCTACGGACAGAGCACGAACCGCGTGCTCGTGTTCACACAGGTCTCCCGGGGGGAGTCGCCGCTGGTCGCGCTCCGCGTCGTCAATCCCACGCCGAACGCCGTGCTCCTCCACGGCATCGACGAGGACGACCTCTGGGAGCACGCGCCCCGCCTCGCCCAGCGCGACGGCTTCTCGCTCGCCGTCACGAACCAGGACACCGATGACATGCTGGACGAACTCCGCGAGTTCCCGTAG
- the hmgB gene encoding hydroxymethylglutaryl-CoA synthase, with translation MTAVGIDAVEIWTGKLKLDLPETFAPQKGDDPAKYTKGLGLRASSFPDAYEDIVTMASNAAYKLMERKGLEPDDIGRIDVATESAFDNSKPVSTYVAGCLEEVYDEDFHHANKGERKFACIAGTQSIDDAYNWIKAGRNRGRGALVIATDTALYARGDAGEATQGAGAVAMYITEDPSLVELSHAQGYGSADETDFLKPNQQFPSVDGKRSVQVYLSRMREALEDYESVAGDVELDGFEYAPFHTPFPGMVRKAALLAYRHVVRDTEHEDALADEIGRQPRPGEFEDDDAYQEAIREYMDALGDTEQYQDWYAEVIDPTLSISREVGNWYTGSVHIARMSALLEAAEEGTEMAGETLLVGSYGSGAQAEIHAETVADGWKDEIEACDIYDQIEDRYDISFSEYEQVHDRHNHEKRVELEPFTQPEGEFVFDGWGPMNERKYTFVE, from the coding sequence ATGACAGCAGTCGGTATCGACGCGGTCGAAATCTGGACGGGGAAACTGAAGCTCGACCTGCCGGAGACGTTCGCGCCGCAGAAGGGCGACGACCCGGCGAAGTACACGAAGGGACTCGGACTGCGGGCGTCGAGCTTCCCGGACGCGTACGAGGACATCGTGACGATGGCGTCGAACGCGGCGTACAAGCTGATGGAGCGGAAGGGCCTCGAACCCGACGACATCGGGCGTATCGACGTGGCGACGGAGTCCGCGTTCGACAACTCGAAGCCGGTTTCGACGTACGTCGCTGGTTGCCTCGAAGAGGTGTACGACGAGGACTTCCATCACGCGAACAAGGGCGAGCGGAAGTTCGCGTGCATCGCGGGCACCCAGAGCATCGACGACGCGTACAACTGGATCAAGGCTGGGCGGAACCGCGGTCGCGGCGCGCTGGTCATCGCGACGGACACGGCGCTGTACGCGCGCGGCGACGCGGGTGAGGCGACGCAGGGCGCTGGCGCGGTGGCGATGTACATCACGGAAGACCCGAGTCTCGTGGAACTCAGCCACGCGCAGGGGTACGGGTCGGCGGACGAGACGGACTTCCTGAAGCCGAACCAGCAGTTCCCGAGCGTGGACGGGAAGCGCTCGGTGCAGGTGTACCTCTCGCGGATGCGCGAGGCCCTGGAGGACTACGAGTCCGTCGCGGGCGACGTGGAACTGGACGGGTTCGAGTACGCGCCGTTCCACACGCCGTTCCCGGGGATGGTGCGGAAGGCCGCGTTGCTCGCGTACCGGCACGTCGTCCGGGACACGGAACACGAGGACGCGCTCGCGGACGAAATCGGCCGCCAGCCGCGTCCCGGCGAGTTCGAGGACGACGACGCCTACCAGGAGGCGATTCGGGAGTACATGGACGCGCTCGGGGACACTGAGCAGTACCAGGACTGGTACGCCGAGGTCATCGACCCGACGCTCTCCATCAGCCGCGAGGTCGGGAACTGGTACACCGGCTCCGTCCACATCGCGCGGATGAGCGCGCTCCTCGAAGCCGCCGAGGAGGGCACCGAGATGGCGGGCGAGACGCTTCTCGTGGGTTCGTACGGCTCGGGCGCACAGGCCGAAATTCACGCCGAGACCGTCGCCGACGGCTGGAAGGACGAAATCGAGGCCTGTGACATCTACGACCAAATCGAAGACCGCTACGACATCTCCTTCAGCGAGTACGAGCAGGTGCACGACCGCCACAACCACGAGAAGCGCGTGGAACTGGAGCCGTTCACGCAGCCCGAAGGCGAGTTCGTGTTCGACGGCTGGGGGCCGATGAACGAACGGAAGTACACGTTCGTCGAGTAA